GACGAGAATCGCCGAGTAGATGTCCATGAGGGCCCCGGCGACGATCAGGAGGACGTTCAGCGCGAAAAGGAACAGAATGGGCGATTCGATGTGAAGCTTCACCCAATTCAGAAGGTGCATCGGCACTTCGGCGAGAATGAAGTAGCTCGTAAGCCCGAGCGCCACACCGAGAATGATCATGAAGCCACCCACGAGCGTGGCGCTCTCCACGAAGAGGCGCGGGAGATCTCGCCTGACGCTCAAATCCCGGAACAGGACACATTCGACGAGGATGGCGTAGACGACGATCAGGGCGGCCGCCTCTACGAGCGTCGTGAAGCCGGCAAAAATCCCGCCGAGCAGGATCACGGGCAAGAGCAGCTCCCATTTGGCCTCCCACACGGCGGCACCGGCCTCGCGACCGCTGAACGGCGTTCTCGCCGAGCCGCTCCTCACACCTCGGAACGCACCCCATCCCGCGACGACGGCGATGAGCAGCAAGCCAGGGACGAGCCCCCCGACGAACAGCTCTTCGATCATGAGCTCGGCATAGAAGGCATAGAGGATTACCGGGAGGCTCGGTGGCAGCAAGAGTCCGATCGAACCCGAGACCGTCACGAGTCCCACGGACGTGTCCTCGGGATAGGACGCCTTCACCAGTACGGGGAGAAGGAGTCCACCCATCGACAAGATGGTGACGCCTGAGGCTCCGGTCAGAGGGGTAAAGAAGGCGAGAACCACCACCGAGACGACCGCGATACCGCCGGGCATCCAGCCGAAGAGCGCGGTGAAGAGACGCATGAGCCGCCCGCTCGAGCCGCCTCCGGCAAGAAGATACCCGCCGAGGGTGAAGAGCGGGATCGCGGGAAGCGCCGCCGAAGTGCTCAATCGATAGGTCTCGCCGGGAACGGCCGAGATGGGAGTCCCATCCACCCAGAAGAAGAGCATGGCCAGGCCGCCGATCGCAGCGAAGAGGGGCATGCCGAGTGCCGTTCCCGCGAGGATGGCGAAGATCAGAGGAGCCAGAAACGGCGCGCTCGGGAGGGTATCCAGAACGCCAAACGCGAGGGGAGCGAGAAGACCGAGCGCGGCGATGGCTCGGCCACGCCACGATTGCGACGCCTTCCAGACGAGTCGTCCGGCAATCGCGGCGAAGCCGAGCGGCATGACCATCGAGAACACCCAGAGCGGGATTCCCCAGGCAACGACGTCCCCGTACTCCCGATCGAGGCGAACCAGTTCGACGCTCGCGATAAACAACAGGCTCGTGATCGCCGACGACAGAAGGGCCGTCAACATACGAGCCCGCCGTTGCCAGCGCTCGGGCAGGAATCTCGTGAGGGAGACCGCCAGCAAACGATCGGAGCGTGCCGCAAGGGCTCCGCCGAAGAACGTCGCCCATAGAGTCATGTGCTGAACCAGAGGAGCGGAGCCGGGCACGCCGCCACCCAGCCTGCGTCCGACGATCTCGGCGAGCGGCAGGACCGTCATGACGCCGAGAACGGCAGTCGCGATAGCGTTCTCGACTCGCGTTTCTGCGGGATGCCGCTCAGCGCGAGTTGGAGCTGCGGTACTCGTCACGATATCGCTTCGCCTCCTCGTGCAGCTCCGGTGGCCCGAGCAGCTCGCGCAGCGTGGGCATCGCCGCTTCCACCTCGGCGCGCCACAGGTCGCGCGCTCTGTCGTCGAGCTCGACCACGACGAGACCGCGGCTCTTCATCTCGGCGATCGCGTCCTCGTGGGCCTTGCGGATCTCGGCCCGGAGCTCCTCGCCCGCCTTACGAGAGACTTCGAGAAGCTTCGGCCGAAGCTCCGACGGAATCTGGTCCCACGACCTGGTGCTCACGACCGTGGCAGCGACGACCGGAGCCCACTTCAGGTCGATCATATGGTTCGCCACTTGATAGCTTCGGTCGAGGAGGGCGAACAGAGGCGGCACGTCGAATGCGTCGATGAGCCCCGTCTGGAGCGAGGTCAGCATGTCCGTCGTCGGAAGCGGCACCACCTGGAAGCCGAGGTCCTTGAAGGCCTTCTCGGTGTCGGGGTCGCCCGCGGAAGTCCAGAGCTTCATTCGGCGAACGTCGCCTGGTGTACGCGCCGGCTCACGGGTGAAGAAATAGACCCACCCGGCATCGCTCCAGTTGAGGACTTTGAAATTCCGCGCCTCGATCCTCGCTTCGAGCTTCGGCGCGAGGCGATCGCGCACATAGTCCAGCTCCTCGTAGGACTCGAAGAACATAGGATAATGCAGGCAGTCGACCCCGTCGTCGATGCGCGAAAGGCCCGGCCCCGAGACGGCGACGGCGTCCAGACTGCGGCGTTGCACCTTCCGCACCATCTCGCCCTCGTCACCGAGGACCCCGCCGGCGTAGATCCTGAGCTCCACGCTCCCGTCGGAGAGGCGGCGCCATTCCTCGCGCATTTTCAGGAGAACGTCGTGCCACGTCGAGCCTTCGGGAGCGATGGTCCCGAGCTTGATCACGATTTCTCCCTCCGCCGGGCTCGAAAATGGGAGGGCCAGCAACCAAAGGACCATGGGGAGCGATTTCACCTTCATAGACTGTCTCCGTCAGGTTCGAGAAAGAGCACTTCGATCTGCTCCAGCAACCACTCCGCCCGCCGCCGAGCGACGAGATTCGCAAGACGCAGGCTCGGGTAGGCATCGGGATCGACGGCAAGAGCCACGTTGACGAGCTCTCGAAATTCGTTCGCGTTCTGCGCGGGAACGGAGACGGTCTCGGCGTAGGCGAGATGCAGACTCGCCCGCTTGCCGCTCGAAAGCTCGAGCGCTCTCTCATAGTGGGCGCGAACCGCGTCGACGTCGATACGGCCCGGCTTGGCCCCGGCGAGCGTGATCTGGAACTCGTGAAGCGCCCCCTCTTCATAAGTCTCGTCGAGCTCCATCGCCCGCCCAAGGAGCGCTTCGACCTCCGGTATGCGTGCCAGCATCGATGCGTCGTTCTTGGCCACCGAGATCGCGAGGCCGAGAGACGCGGCGCTCCAGTAGAGGTAGGGGAGGACATCCTTCGCCTTCCCGGTCTCGACCATGCTCACGGCGGCTTCGGGGTCGCGCGGCAGGGTCGTGCTGAATCCCGGATAGAGCAGATCCAACCCCCGCAACCCGTAACGATGGGCACGAAGATAGAAACGGCGCGCCCGCTCTCGAAGAGCTCTCGCTCGCTCGAGACTCTCGTTGGCCATGACCTCGGCATCGAAATGCACATAGACATAGGAATAGACACAGAAACCGTTGGCGGCGCCGAGCAGCAGTCCGCGATGCTCCGGGGATTCCTCGATGAGGCTTTCCACGAGCTTGAGCGAGAACGGGAGCGCATCCCCCACGAACTCGATGTCTTCATCGCTCTCGTAGATGGATCCGCCCGAGGCAAGAACGTCGCCAATCTGGTTGATGGCGTACTTCCGGATCGAGCACCCCACACTGGCTGCGATCAACAAAAGACAAAGCAATGCGCTTCGAAACAGCAACTCCACACACCGGCCTTGCAAAGAATGCGCGCTCAATAAACGCGCAAGGCCCGGATCCTACCGGAAAGATCGGAGCATTTCACACGAAGCTACGAGCCGCTCTGCTCTGTGGTCGTATACCGCTCATGGAGAAACGCAACGAGGTCGATGAGCTGCTGTACCGTCATGACCTCGTTGAAATTAGCCATGCGCGAGCCCTCGCCGCTCATGATGCGTTCTTCCTCTCCCGCGGGGTAGATGCTGTGCGAGGGGTTCGCGATGGATGTCACGAGCTCGCCGTCCGTCGGTTCTCGCATGGCGATACCACCGAGCTTCACGTCCACGACCGGCGTCGCCGTGGGGCGGGGAAGGTCATCCTCCAATCCCGCCACCTCGTGGCAGGTGAAGCATTTGAGCACCTCGAACGCCACTCGGCCCTGCTGAGCGTCGCCTTCAGGCAGCGCAAAGCCGCGTGGAGCACCCGTCTCCTGACAACCGAACGAAACACCCATCAGAATAAGGACGGCAATGAAGGAATGGTGTCGCATG
This Vicinamibacteria bacterium DNA region includes the following protein-coding sequences:
- a CDS encoding TRAP transporter large permease subunit, with the protein product MTSTAAPTRAERHPAETRVENAIATAVLGVMTVLPLAEIVGRRLGGGVPGSAPLVQHMTLWATFFGGALAARSDRLLAVSLTRFLPERWQRRARMLTALLSSAITSLLFIASVELVRLDREYGDVVAWGIPLWVFSMVMPLGFAAIAGRLVWKASQSWRGRAIAALGLLAPLAFGVLDTLPSAPFLAPLIFAILAGTALGMPLFAAIGGLAMLFFWVDGTPISAVPGETYRLSTSAALPAIPLFTLGGYLLAGGGSSGRLMRLFTALFGWMPGGIAVVSVVVLAFFTPLTGASGVTILSMGGLLLPVLVKASYPEDTSVGLVTVSGSIGLLLPPSLPVILYAFYAELMIEELFVGGLVPGLLLIAVVAGWGAFRGVRSGSARTPFSGREAGAAVWEAKWELLLPVILLGGIFAGFTTLVEAAALIVVYAILVECVLFRDLSVRRDLPRLFVESATLVGGFMIILGVALGLTSYFILAEVPMHLLNWVKLHIESPILFLFALNVLLIVAGALMDIYSAILVIVPLITPMAAIYGIDPVHLGIIFLANMELGYLMPPMGENLFLSAYRFDRPLTRIYRSTLPFVVILFVAVLLITYVPGLTLWLVEWWRA
- the dctP gene encoding TRAP transporter substrate-binding protein DctP, producing MKVKSLPMVLWLLALPFSSPAEGEIVIKLGTIAPEGSTWHDVLLKMREEWRRLSDGSVELRIYAGGVLGDEGEMVRKVQRRSLDAVAVSGPGLSRIDDGVDCLHYPMFFESYEELDYVRDRLAPKLEARIEARNFKVLNWSDAGWVYFFTREPARTPGDVRRMKLWTSAGDPDTEKAFKDLGFQVVPLPTTDMLTSLQTGLIDAFDVPPLFALLDRSYQVANHMIDLKWAPVVAATVVSTRSWDQIPSELRPKLLEVSRKAGEELRAEIRKAHEDAIAEMKSRGLVVVELDDRARDLWRAEVEAAMPTLRELLGPPELHEEAKRYRDEYRSSNSR
- a CDS encoding TRAP transporter TatT component family protein — encoded protein: MIAASVGCSIRKYAINQIGDVLASGGSIYESDEDIEFVGDALPFSLKLVESLIEESPEHRGLLLGAANGFCVYSYVYVHFDAEVMANESLERARALRERARRFYLRAHRYGLRGLDLLYPGFSTTLPRDPEAAVSMVETGKAKDVLPYLYWSAASLGLAISVAKNDASMLARIPEVEALLGRAMELDETYEEGALHEFQITLAGAKPGRIDVDAVRAHYERALELSSGKRASLHLAYAETVSVPAQNANEFRELVNVALAVDPDAYPSLRLANLVARRRAEWLLEQIEVLFLEPDGDSL
- a CDS encoding c-type cytochrome gives rise to the protein MRHHSFIAVLILMGVSFGCQETGAPRGFALPEGDAQQGRVAFEVLKCFTCHEVAGLEDDLPRPTATPVVDVKLGGIAMREPTDGELVTSIANPSHSIYPAGEEERIMSGEGSRMANFNEVMTVQQLIDLVAFLHERYTTTEQSGS